A window of Malania oleifera isolate guangnan ecotype guangnan chromosome 5, ASM2987363v1, whole genome shotgun sequence contains these coding sequences:
- the LOC131156628 gene encoding probable ubiquitin-conjugating enzyme E2 23 isoform X3, with protein MVTVQDGAVSEVNKPNNSVQDKSTLNQVKFATEKNHGPNVGFENSEDKPREFARDLLNTPYIYRQDVVRSINSGMIGIVTEVAGDSDSDSSITDDDDDDEDNDDDNEADGNKEGDEVGNCNANGSVDGNKSNNGYKNCPLPADQIRVVWVDDSETTQNLNDVTVVDRAFLHGDFVAAASDPTGQVGVVVDVNISVDLVASDGTGIKDVSSRDLKRVRDFTVGDYVVLGPWLGRIDDVLDNVTVLFDDGSVCKVMKADPLRLKPVGKNIVEDGHFPYYPGQRVKASSSSVFKNCRWLSGLWKASRLEGTITKVTVGSVFIYWIASAGFGPDSSNAPAEEQIPKNLKLLSCFSHANWQLGDWCLFPSALSSSTPLDKGIAKLELQDSVNDELDSAQPRSGCDSDATVEELIEHSESMELDTVVALDGNSGNFKSNPSPESSSCGSSLSVSKEPVHETWPVHRKKIRKVVVRRDKKARKKEENFERALLIVNTKTRVDVAWQDGMIEQGVESTNLIPIDSPGDHEFVSEQYVLEKASDDNDDACGVRRVGVVKSVNARERTACVRWLRPVARADDPREFDKEEVVSVYELEGHPDYDYCYGDVVVRLSPVSVSLQAAFPGNAAGESKQQTGPDEVKQDLKKDTGCQKVDDASGVEAYMEFSDLSWVGNITGLKNGDIEVTWADGMVSKVGPQAVYVVGRDDDDDSVAGGSEVSDDAASWETVNDDEMDALENAEEKGSSGNLDAEESTEIEENDSGRNGALSFPLAALGFVTKLASGIFSRGRKHIEPTCLDPRNESELQPESMTMTPESRASDESSSQNSNLIDNCDARMNPGEGQEHRLVTEASKLLDESLCNLSPKEPDASLCSEDSPSSFKRFDTAKDPLDHYFLGANGQNNNGRKWLKKIQQDWTILQNNLPDGIYVRVYEDRMDLLRAVIIGAYGTPYQDGLFFFDFHLPPEYPDVPPSAYYHSGGWRINPNLYEEGKVCLSLLNTWTGRGNEVWDSSSSSILQVLVSLQGLVLNSKPYFNEAGYDKQIGTAEGEKNSLSYNENTFLLNCKTMMYLMRKKPKDFEELVKEHFRRRGYYILKACDAYMKGYLIGSLTKDASTSDKSNSNATSVGFKLMLAKIVPKLFAALNEVGADCDEFKHLQES; from the exons ATGGTTACTGTACAAGATGGTGCTGTTTCCGAAGTTAACAAGCCCAACAATAGTGTGCAAGATAAATCTACATTGAACCAGGTCAAGTTCGCCACAGAGAAGAATCATGGGCCAAATGTAGGTTTTGAAAACAGTGAAGATAAGCCACGGGAGTTTGCAAGGGATCTGCTTAACACACCATATATTTATAGACAAGATGTTGTAAGGAGTATCAATAGTGGTATGATTGGAATTGTGACTGAAGTGGCTGGTGATTCGGATTCAGATAGTAGTATCACTGATGACGATGACGATGATGAAGACAACGATGATGACAATGAGGCTGATGGAAACAAGGAAGGTGATGAAGTTGGCAATTGTAATGCTAATGGGAGTGTTGATGGAAACAAAAGTAACAATGGTTACAAGAATTGTCCTCTCCCAGCCGATCAGATTCGAGTGGTTTGGGTTGATGATTCTGAGACGACTCAAAATCTTAACGATGTAACTGTTGTTGATCGTGCATTCTTGCATGGGGATTTTGTTGCTGCTGCTTCAGATCCAACTGGACAAGTGGGTGTGGTTGTGGATGTAAATATCTCCGTAGATTTGGTTGCTTCTGATGGAACTGGTATAAAAGATGTTTCATCCAGAGACTTGAAACGTGTAAGAGATTTCACTGTGGGTGATTATGTAGTCCTTGGTCCCTGGCTAGGTAGAATTGATGATGTTCTGGATAATGTGACTGTGTTATTTGATGATGGCTCTGTGTGTAAAGTCATGAAGGCTGATCCACTTCGTCTCAAACCAGTTGGCAAgaacatcgttgaagatgggcaTTTCCCTTATTATCCTGGCCAGCGTGTAAAGGCAAGCTCTTCATCTGTTTTTAAGAATTGTAGGTGGCTATCTGGCTTGTGGAAAGCTAGCCGGTTGGAAGGTACCATTACTAAAGTTACAGTTGGATCGGTATTTATTTACTGGATAGCATCTGCTGGCTTTGGACCGGACTCTTCTAATGCCCCGGCAGAGGAGCAAATCCCAAAGAACTTAAAACTATTGTCGTGCTTTTCACATGCAAATTGGCAACTGGGTGATTGGTGTCTTTTTCCATCTGCATTGTCATCCTCTACTCCTTTGGACAAGGGTATAGCAAAACTAGAACTCCAAGATTCCGTTAATGATGAATTAGATTCTGCTCAACCAAGAAGTGGATGTGATTCAGATGCTACAGTGGAGGAACTGATTGAACACAGTGAATCCATGGAACTTGATACTGTAGTTGCGTTGGACGGAAATAGTGGAAATTTCAAAAGTAACCCCTCACCTGAATCAAGCTCTTGTGGTAGTTCATTGTCAGTTTCAAAGGAGCCTGTCCATGAAACCTGGCCTGTTCATCGCAAAAAGATCCGTAAAGTTGTGGTGAGGAGAGACAAGAAAGCTCGAAAAAAggaggaaaattttgaaagagcCCTTTTGATTGTTAATACCAAGACTAGAGTTGATGTGGCATGGCAGGATGGTATGATTGAACAGGGAGTGGAATCAACGAATTTGATTCCAATTGACAGTCCTGGTGATCATGAATTTGTTTCTGAGCAGTATGTGCTGGAGAAGGCTTCCGACGACAATGATGATGCATGTGGGGTTAGGCGTGTTGGGGTTGTGAAAAGTGTTAATGCGAGGGAGCGGACAGCATGTGTAAGGTGGTTGAGGCCAGTTGCCCGGGCGGATGATCCTCGGGAGTTTGATAAAGAAGAAGTTGTAAGTGTCTATGAGCTTGAGGGACATCCAGATTATGATTATTGCTATGGGGATGTAGTTGTTCGCTTGTCCCCAGTATCTGTTTCATTGCAAGCGGCTTTTCCTGGGAATGCTGCTGGGGAATCAAAGCAGCAGACTGGTCCTGATGAGGTTAAACAGGATTTGAAAAAGGACACAGGATGTCAGAAAGTAGACGACGCATCTGGAGTTGAAGCATACATGGAGTTCTCAGACCTCTCTTGGGTTGGAAATATTACTGGTCTTAAAAATGGTGATATTGAAGTTACATGGGCTGACGGAATGGTTTCAAAG GTCGGACCTCAAGCTGTTTATGTTGTTGGCcgggatgatgatgatgattcgGTTGCAGGCGGGAGTGAAGTGAGCGATGATGCTGCTAGCTGGGAAACAGTTAATGATGATGAGATGGATGCCCTTGAGAATGCCGAGGAG AAGGGCAGCAGTGGTAATCTTGATGCAGAAGAGAGCACAGAAATAGAGGAGAATGATTCTGGAAGAAATGGAGCATTGTCTTTTCCTCTAGCTGCGCTTGGATTTGTTACAAAACTGGCCTCTGGAATTTTTTCACGAGGACGGAAGCACATAGAACCAACATGTTTAGATCCCAGAAATGAAAGTGAACTTCAGCCAGAGAGTATGACGATGACTCCTGAAAGCAGAGCATCCGATGAGTCCAGCTCTCAGAATTCTAATTTAATTGATAATTGTGATGCTCGTATGAATCCTGGAGAAGGACAAGAACATCGGCTTGTCACTGAGGCCTCAAAGTTGCTGGATGAGTCTCTATGCAACTTGAGTCCGAAAGAACCAGATGCTTCTTTATGTTCTGAGGACAGTCCTTCCAGTTTCAAGCGCTTTGATACTGCAAAAGATCCTTTGGACCATTACTTCCTTGGTGCAAATGGTCAG AATAATAATGGAAGGAAATGGCTCAAGAAGATTCAACAAGATTGGACCATCCTTCAAAACAACCTGCCTG ATGGTATCTATGTTCGAGTTTATGAAGATCGTATGGATCTCTTGAGGGCAGTGATAATTGGAGCATATGGGACTCCCTATCAAGATGGACTCTTCTTCTTTGATTTTCATCTTCCCCCAGAGTACCCTGATGTTCCACCG TCAGCATACTACCATTCTGGGGGTTGGCGAATAAATCCGAACTTGTATGAAGAAGGAAAGGTGTGTCTTAGCCTTTTAAATACATGGACTGGCAGAGGAAATGAAGTTTGGGACTCATCATCTTCTAGCATCCTCCAAGTCCTCGTTTCCCTCCAGGGTTTGGTGCTAAATTCTAAGCCATATTTTAATGAAGCTGGATATGATAAGCAAATTGGGACAGCTGAAGGAGAGAAAAATTCTCTGTCCTACAATGAGAACACCTTCTTGCTAAATTGCAAGACAATGATGTATCTTATGCGGAAAAAGCCCAAG GACTTTGAAGAGCTCGTCAAAGAACATTTCAGGAGGCGTGGATATTACATTCTTAAGGCTTGTGATGCATATATGAAAGGTTACTTAATCGGTTCTCTGACAAAGGATGCTTCTACAAGCGATAAGAGCAACTCAAATGCAACTTCAGTTGGTTTCAAGCTGATGTTGGCTAAGATTGTGCCAAAACTTTTTGCAGCACTGAATGAAGTCGGTGCTGATTGTGATGAATTTAAGCATCTGCAGGAGTCATAG
- the LOC131156628 gene encoding probable ubiquitin-conjugating enzyme E2 23 isoform X1: MVTVQDGAVSEVNKPNNSVQDKSTLNQVKFATEKNHGPNVGFENSEDKPREFARDLLNTPYIYRQDVVRSINSGMIGIVTEVAGDSDSDSSITDDDDDDEDNDDDNEADGNKEGDEVGNCNANGSVDGNKSNNGYKNCPLPADQIRVVWVDDSETTQNLNDVTVVDRAFLHGDFVAAASDPTGQVGVVVDVNISVDLVASDGTGIKDVSSRDLKRVRDFTVGDYVVLGPWLGRIDDVLDNVTVLFDDGSVCKVMKADPLRLKPVGKNIVEDGHFPYYPGQRVKASSSSVFKNCRWLSGLWKASRLEGTITKVTVGSVFIYWIASAGFGPDSSNAPAEEQIPKNLKLLSCFSHANWQLGDWCLFPSALSSSTPLDKGIAKLELQDSVNDELDSAQPRSGCDSDATVEELIEHSESMELDTVVALDGNSGNFKSNPSPESSSCGSSLSVSKEPVHETWPVHRKKIRKVVVRRDKKARKKEENFERALLIVNTKTRVDVAWQDGMIEQGVESTNLIPIDSPGDHEFVSEQYVLEKASDDNDDACGVRRVGVVKSVNARERTACVRWLRPVARADDPREFDKEEVVSVYELEGHPDYDYCYGDVVVRLSPVSVSLQAAFPGNAAGESKQQTGPDEVKQDLKKDTGCQKVDDASGVEAYMEFSDLSWVGNITGLKNGDIEVTWADGMVSKVGPQAVYVVGRDDDDDSVAGGSEVSDDAASWETVNDDEMDALENAEEMMHINDAQEPGLQKGSSGNLDAEESTEIEENDSGRNGALSFPLAALGFVTKLASGIFSRGRKHIEPTCLDPRNESELQPESMTMTPESRASDESSSQNSNLIDNCDARMNPGEGQEHRLVTEASKLLDESLCNLSPKEPDASLCSEDSPSSFKRFDTAKDPLDHYFLGANGQNNNGRKWLKKIQQDWTILQNNLPDGIYVRVYEDRMDLLRAVIIGAYGTPYQDGLFFFDFHLPPEYPDVPPSAYYHSGGWRINPNLYEEGKVCLSLLNTWTGRGNEVWDSSSSSILQVLVSLQGLVLNSKPYFNEAGYDKQIGTAEGEKNSLSYNENTFLLNCKTMMYLMRKKPKDFEELVKEHFRRRGYYILKACDAYMKGYLIGSLTKDASTSDKSNSNATSVGFKLMLAKIVPKLFAALNEVGADCDEFKHLQES, encoded by the exons ATGGTTACTGTACAAGATGGTGCTGTTTCCGAAGTTAACAAGCCCAACAATAGTGTGCAAGATAAATCTACATTGAACCAGGTCAAGTTCGCCACAGAGAAGAATCATGGGCCAAATGTAGGTTTTGAAAACAGTGAAGATAAGCCACGGGAGTTTGCAAGGGATCTGCTTAACACACCATATATTTATAGACAAGATGTTGTAAGGAGTATCAATAGTGGTATGATTGGAATTGTGACTGAAGTGGCTGGTGATTCGGATTCAGATAGTAGTATCACTGATGACGATGACGATGATGAAGACAACGATGATGACAATGAGGCTGATGGAAACAAGGAAGGTGATGAAGTTGGCAATTGTAATGCTAATGGGAGTGTTGATGGAAACAAAAGTAACAATGGTTACAAGAATTGTCCTCTCCCAGCCGATCAGATTCGAGTGGTTTGGGTTGATGATTCTGAGACGACTCAAAATCTTAACGATGTAACTGTTGTTGATCGTGCATTCTTGCATGGGGATTTTGTTGCTGCTGCTTCAGATCCAACTGGACAAGTGGGTGTGGTTGTGGATGTAAATATCTCCGTAGATTTGGTTGCTTCTGATGGAACTGGTATAAAAGATGTTTCATCCAGAGACTTGAAACGTGTAAGAGATTTCACTGTGGGTGATTATGTAGTCCTTGGTCCCTGGCTAGGTAGAATTGATGATGTTCTGGATAATGTGACTGTGTTATTTGATGATGGCTCTGTGTGTAAAGTCATGAAGGCTGATCCACTTCGTCTCAAACCAGTTGGCAAgaacatcgttgaagatgggcaTTTCCCTTATTATCCTGGCCAGCGTGTAAAGGCAAGCTCTTCATCTGTTTTTAAGAATTGTAGGTGGCTATCTGGCTTGTGGAAAGCTAGCCGGTTGGAAGGTACCATTACTAAAGTTACAGTTGGATCGGTATTTATTTACTGGATAGCATCTGCTGGCTTTGGACCGGACTCTTCTAATGCCCCGGCAGAGGAGCAAATCCCAAAGAACTTAAAACTATTGTCGTGCTTTTCACATGCAAATTGGCAACTGGGTGATTGGTGTCTTTTTCCATCTGCATTGTCATCCTCTACTCCTTTGGACAAGGGTATAGCAAAACTAGAACTCCAAGATTCCGTTAATGATGAATTAGATTCTGCTCAACCAAGAAGTGGATGTGATTCAGATGCTACAGTGGAGGAACTGATTGAACACAGTGAATCCATGGAACTTGATACTGTAGTTGCGTTGGACGGAAATAGTGGAAATTTCAAAAGTAACCCCTCACCTGAATCAAGCTCTTGTGGTAGTTCATTGTCAGTTTCAAAGGAGCCTGTCCATGAAACCTGGCCTGTTCATCGCAAAAAGATCCGTAAAGTTGTGGTGAGGAGAGACAAGAAAGCTCGAAAAAAggaggaaaattttgaaagagcCCTTTTGATTGTTAATACCAAGACTAGAGTTGATGTGGCATGGCAGGATGGTATGATTGAACAGGGAGTGGAATCAACGAATTTGATTCCAATTGACAGTCCTGGTGATCATGAATTTGTTTCTGAGCAGTATGTGCTGGAGAAGGCTTCCGACGACAATGATGATGCATGTGGGGTTAGGCGTGTTGGGGTTGTGAAAAGTGTTAATGCGAGGGAGCGGACAGCATGTGTAAGGTGGTTGAGGCCAGTTGCCCGGGCGGATGATCCTCGGGAGTTTGATAAAGAAGAAGTTGTAAGTGTCTATGAGCTTGAGGGACATCCAGATTATGATTATTGCTATGGGGATGTAGTTGTTCGCTTGTCCCCAGTATCTGTTTCATTGCAAGCGGCTTTTCCTGGGAATGCTGCTGGGGAATCAAAGCAGCAGACTGGTCCTGATGAGGTTAAACAGGATTTGAAAAAGGACACAGGATGTCAGAAAGTAGACGACGCATCTGGAGTTGAAGCATACATGGAGTTCTCAGACCTCTCTTGGGTTGGAAATATTACTGGTCTTAAAAATGGTGATATTGAAGTTACATGGGCTGACGGAATGGTTTCAAAG GTCGGACCTCAAGCTGTTTATGTTGTTGGCcgggatgatgatgatgattcgGTTGCAGGCGGGAGTGAAGTGAGCGATGATGCTGCTAGCTGGGAAACAGTTAATGATGATGAGATGGATGCCCTTGAGAATGCCGAGGAG ATGATGCATATCAATGATGCTCAGGAACCTGGATTACAGAAGGGCAGCAGTGGTAATCTTGATGCAGAAGAGAGCACAGAAATAGAGGAGAATGATTCTGGAAGAAATGGAGCATTGTCTTTTCCTCTAGCTGCGCTTGGATTTGTTACAAAACTGGCCTCTGGAATTTTTTCACGAGGACGGAAGCACATAGAACCAACATGTTTAGATCCCAGAAATGAAAGTGAACTTCAGCCAGAGAGTATGACGATGACTCCTGAAAGCAGAGCATCCGATGAGTCCAGCTCTCAGAATTCTAATTTAATTGATAATTGTGATGCTCGTATGAATCCTGGAGAAGGACAAGAACATCGGCTTGTCACTGAGGCCTCAAAGTTGCTGGATGAGTCTCTATGCAACTTGAGTCCGAAAGAACCAGATGCTTCTTTATGTTCTGAGGACAGTCCTTCCAGTTTCAAGCGCTTTGATACTGCAAAAGATCCTTTGGACCATTACTTCCTTGGTGCAAATGGTCAG AATAATAATGGAAGGAAATGGCTCAAGAAGATTCAACAAGATTGGACCATCCTTCAAAACAACCTGCCTG ATGGTATCTATGTTCGAGTTTATGAAGATCGTATGGATCTCTTGAGGGCAGTGATAATTGGAGCATATGGGACTCCCTATCAAGATGGACTCTTCTTCTTTGATTTTCATCTTCCCCCAGAGTACCCTGATGTTCCACCG TCAGCATACTACCATTCTGGGGGTTGGCGAATAAATCCGAACTTGTATGAAGAAGGAAAGGTGTGTCTTAGCCTTTTAAATACATGGACTGGCAGAGGAAATGAAGTTTGGGACTCATCATCTTCTAGCATCCTCCAAGTCCTCGTTTCCCTCCAGGGTTTGGTGCTAAATTCTAAGCCATATTTTAATGAAGCTGGATATGATAAGCAAATTGGGACAGCTGAAGGAGAGAAAAATTCTCTGTCCTACAATGAGAACACCTTCTTGCTAAATTGCAAGACAATGATGTATCTTATGCGGAAAAAGCCCAAG GACTTTGAAGAGCTCGTCAAAGAACATTTCAGGAGGCGTGGATATTACATTCTTAAGGCTTGTGATGCATATATGAAAGGTTACTTAATCGGTTCTCTGACAAAGGATGCTTCTACAAGCGATAAGAGCAACTCAAATGCAACTTCAGTTGGTTTCAAGCTGATGTTGGCTAAGATTGTGCCAAAACTTTTTGCAGCACTGAATGAAGTCGGTGCTGATTGTGATGAATTTAAGCATCTGCAGGAGTCATAG
- the LOC131156628 gene encoding probable ubiquitin-conjugating enzyme E2 23 isoform X2 translates to MVTVQDGAVSEVNKPNNSVQDKSTLNQVKFATEKNHGPNVGFENSEDKPREFARDLLNTPYIYRQDVVRSINSGMIGIVTEVAGDSDSDSSITDDDDDDEDNDDDNEADGNKEGDEVGNCNANGSVDGNKSNNGYKNCPLPADQIRVVWVDDSETTQNLNDVTVVDRAFLHGDFVAAASDPTGQVGVVVDVNISVDLVASDGTGIKDVSSRDLKRVRDFTVGDYVVLGPWLGRIDDVLDNVTVLFDDGSVCKVMKADPLRLKPVGKNIVEDGHFPYYPGQRVKASSSSVFKNCRWLSGLWKASRLEGTITKVTVGSVFIYWIASAGFGPDSSNAPAEEQIPKNLKLLSCFSHANWQLGDWCLFPSALSSSTPLDKGIAKLELQDSVNDELDSAQPRSGCDSDATVEELIEHSESMELDTVVALDGNSGNFKSNPSPESSSCGSSLSVSKEPVHETWPVHRKKIRKVVVRRDKKARKKEENFERALLIVNTKTRVDVAWQDGMIEQGVESTNLIPIDSPGDHEFVSEQYVLEKASDDNDDACGVRRVGVVKSVNARERTACVRWLRPVARADDPREFDKEEVVSVYELEGHPDYDYCYGDVVVRLSPVSVSLQAAFPGNAAGESKQQTGPDEVKQDLKKDTGCQKVDDASGVEAYMEFSDLSWVGNITGLKNGDIEVTWADGMVSKVGPQAVYVVGRDDDDDSVAGGSEVSDDAASWETVNDDEMDALENAEEEPGLQKGSSGNLDAEESTEIEENDSGRNGALSFPLAALGFVTKLASGIFSRGRKHIEPTCLDPRNESELQPESMTMTPESRASDESSSQNSNLIDNCDARMNPGEGQEHRLVTEASKLLDESLCNLSPKEPDASLCSEDSPSSFKRFDTAKDPLDHYFLGANGQNNNGRKWLKKIQQDWTILQNNLPDGIYVRVYEDRMDLLRAVIIGAYGTPYQDGLFFFDFHLPPEYPDVPPSAYYHSGGWRINPNLYEEGKVCLSLLNTWTGRGNEVWDSSSSSILQVLVSLQGLVLNSKPYFNEAGYDKQIGTAEGEKNSLSYNENTFLLNCKTMMYLMRKKPKDFEELVKEHFRRRGYYILKACDAYMKGYLIGSLTKDASTSDKSNSNATSVGFKLMLAKIVPKLFAALNEVGADCDEFKHLQES, encoded by the exons ATGGTTACTGTACAAGATGGTGCTGTTTCCGAAGTTAACAAGCCCAACAATAGTGTGCAAGATAAATCTACATTGAACCAGGTCAAGTTCGCCACAGAGAAGAATCATGGGCCAAATGTAGGTTTTGAAAACAGTGAAGATAAGCCACGGGAGTTTGCAAGGGATCTGCTTAACACACCATATATTTATAGACAAGATGTTGTAAGGAGTATCAATAGTGGTATGATTGGAATTGTGACTGAAGTGGCTGGTGATTCGGATTCAGATAGTAGTATCACTGATGACGATGACGATGATGAAGACAACGATGATGACAATGAGGCTGATGGAAACAAGGAAGGTGATGAAGTTGGCAATTGTAATGCTAATGGGAGTGTTGATGGAAACAAAAGTAACAATGGTTACAAGAATTGTCCTCTCCCAGCCGATCAGATTCGAGTGGTTTGGGTTGATGATTCTGAGACGACTCAAAATCTTAACGATGTAACTGTTGTTGATCGTGCATTCTTGCATGGGGATTTTGTTGCTGCTGCTTCAGATCCAACTGGACAAGTGGGTGTGGTTGTGGATGTAAATATCTCCGTAGATTTGGTTGCTTCTGATGGAACTGGTATAAAAGATGTTTCATCCAGAGACTTGAAACGTGTAAGAGATTTCACTGTGGGTGATTATGTAGTCCTTGGTCCCTGGCTAGGTAGAATTGATGATGTTCTGGATAATGTGACTGTGTTATTTGATGATGGCTCTGTGTGTAAAGTCATGAAGGCTGATCCACTTCGTCTCAAACCAGTTGGCAAgaacatcgttgaagatgggcaTTTCCCTTATTATCCTGGCCAGCGTGTAAAGGCAAGCTCTTCATCTGTTTTTAAGAATTGTAGGTGGCTATCTGGCTTGTGGAAAGCTAGCCGGTTGGAAGGTACCATTACTAAAGTTACAGTTGGATCGGTATTTATTTACTGGATAGCATCTGCTGGCTTTGGACCGGACTCTTCTAATGCCCCGGCAGAGGAGCAAATCCCAAAGAACTTAAAACTATTGTCGTGCTTTTCACATGCAAATTGGCAACTGGGTGATTGGTGTCTTTTTCCATCTGCATTGTCATCCTCTACTCCTTTGGACAAGGGTATAGCAAAACTAGAACTCCAAGATTCCGTTAATGATGAATTAGATTCTGCTCAACCAAGAAGTGGATGTGATTCAGATGCTACAGTGGAGGAACTGATTGAACACAGTGAATCCATGGAACTTGATACTGTAGTTGCGTTGGACGGAAATAGTGGAAATTTCAAAAGTAACCCCTCACCTGAATCAAGCTCTTGTGGTAGTTCATTGTCAGTTTCAAAGGAGCCTGTCCATGAAACCTGGCCTGTTCATCGCAAAAAGATCCGTAAAGTTGTGGTGAGGAGAGACAAGAAAGCTCGAAAAAAggaggaaaattttgaaagagcCCTTTTGATTGTTAATACCAAGACTAGAGTTGATGTGGCATGGCAGGATGGTATGATTGAACAGGGAGTGGAATCAACGAATTTGATTCCAATTGACAGTCCTGGTGATCATGAATTTGTTTCTGAGCAGTATGTGCTGGAGAAGGCTTCCGACGACAATGATGATGCATGTGGGGTTAGGCGTGTTGGGGTTGTGAAAAGTGTTAATGCGAGGGAGCGGACAGCATGTGTAAGGTGGTTGAGGCCAGTTGCCCGGGCGGATGATCCTCGGGAGTTTGATAAAGAAGAAGTTGTAAGTGTCTATGAGCTTGAGGGACATCCAGATTATGATTATTGCTATGGGGATGTAGTTGTTCGCTTGTCCCCAGTATCTGTTTCATTGCAAGCGGCTTTTCCTGGGAATGCTGCTGGGGAATCAAAGCAGCAGACTGGTCCTGATGAGGTTAAACAGGATTTGAAAAAGGACACAGGATGTCAGAAAGTAGACGACGCATCTGGAGTTGAAGCATACATGGAGTTCTCAGACCTCTCTTGGGTTGGAAATATTACTGGTCTTAAAAATGGTGATATTGAAGTTACATGGGCTGACGGAATGGTTTCAAAG GTCGGACCTCAAGCTGTTTATGTTGTTGGCcgggatgatgatgatgattcgGTTGCAGGCGGGAGTGAAGTGAGCGATGATGCTGCTAGCTGGGAAACAGTTAATGATGATGAGATGGATGCCCTTGAGAATGCCGAGGAG GAACCTGGATTACAGAAGGGCAGCAGTGGTAATCTTGATGCAGAAGAGAGCACAGAAATAGAGGAGAATGATTCTGGAAGAAATGGAGCATTGTCTTTTCCTCTAGCTGCGCTTGGATTTGTTACAAAACTGGCCTCTGGAATTTTTTCACGAGGACGGAAGCACATAGAACCAACATGTTTAGATCCCAGAAATGAAAGTGAACTTCAGCCAGAGAGTATGACGATGACTCCTGAAAGCAGAGCATCCGATGAGTCCAGCTCTCAGAATTCTAATTTAATTGATAATTGTGATGCTCGTATGAATCCTGGAGAAGGACAAGAACATCGGCTTGTCACTGAGGCCTCAAAGTTGCTGGATGAGTCTCTATGCAACTTGAGTCCGAAAGAACCAGATGCTTCTTTATGTTCTGAGGACAGTCCTTCCAGTTTCAAGCGCTTTGATACTGCAAAAGATCCTTTGGACCATTACTTCCTTGGTGCAAATGGTCAG AATAATAATGGAAGGAAATGGCTCAAGAAGATTCAACAAGATTGGACCATCCTTCAAAACAACCTGCCTG ATGGTATCTATGTTCGAGTTTATGAAGATCGTATGGATCTCTTGAGGGCAGTGATAATTGGAGCATATGGGACTCCCTATCAAGATGGACTCTTCTTCTTTGATTTTCATCTTCCCCCAGAGTACCCTGATGTTCCACCG TCAGCATACTACCATTCTGGGGGTTGGCGAATAAATCCGAACTTGTATGAAGAAGGAAAGGTGTGTCTTAGCCTTTTAAATACATGGACTGGCAGAGGAAATGAAGTTTGGGACTCATCATCTTCTAGCATCCTCCAAGTCCTCGTTTCCCTCCAGGGTTTGGTGCTAAATTCTAAGCCATATTTTAATGAAGCTGGATATGATAAGCAAATTGGGACAGCTGAAGGAGAGAAAAATTCTCTGTCCTACAATGAGAACACCTTCTTGCTAAATTGCAAGACAATGATGTATCTTATGCGGAAAAAGCCCAAG GACTTTGAAGAGCTCGTCAAAGAACATTTCAGGAGGCGTGGATATTACATTCTTAAGGCTTGTGATGCATATATGAAAGGTTACTTAATCGGTTCTCTGACAAAGGATGCTTCTACAAGCGATAAGAGCAACTCAAATGCAACTTCAGTTGGTTTCAAGCTGATGTTGGCTAAGATTGTGCCAAAACTTTTTGCAGCACTGAATGAAGTCGGTGCTGATTGTGATGAATTTAAGCATCTGCAGGAGTCATAG
- the LOC131156627 gene encoding uncharacterized protein LOC131156627 produces the protein MIVCVAVVGHQNNPLYIQSFTEADDALKLHHIVHCSLDVVDERVNNPKKSGPTLNETFLGLLYPTENYKVYGYLTNTKVKFILVTTDLDVRDADVRNFFRRFHEAYVDAVSNPFHVPGKKITSRTFAERVSAIVKSFGLSSAG, from the exons ATGATCGTGTGCGTCGCGGTGGTCGGCCACCAGAACAACCCTCTGTACATCCAGAGCTTCACGGAGGCCGACGACGCCCTCAAGCTCCATCACATCGTCCACTGCTCCTTGGACGTCGTCGACGAGCGAG TTAACAATCCGAAAAAATCTGGTCCAACATTGAATGAGACATTTCTTGGTCTTCTTTATCCAACTGAAAATTACAAAGT GTATGGCTATTTGACAAACACAAAGGTGAAATTTATCTTAGTGACAACGGATCTAGATGTTAGAGATGCAGATGTGAGAAAT TTTTTCAGGAGGTTTCACGAGGCATACGTGGATGCAGTTTCGAACCCTTTTCACGTCCCTGGTAAAAAAATAACCTCCAGAACTTTTGCTGAAAGGGTCAGTGCCATTGTCAAATCATTTGGGTTGAGCTCAGCTGGGTGA